The genomic window TGAACAAGTAGTCGTAATAGAGGGCTCTTTGGCCTTCATTGAGGCTGTTGTACCACTGTTCCATGGATCCCCCGTCTCCAGGCGTGTCGGGAAGACGTGGGTCGGGGACCGGCGTCTCGGGCGGCTCTGTCGCGTTGAAGATGTCGCCCAGCCCGCTGGCACAGGAGCCCGTGATTTGGGATGAGCATCGGCGGTCCGTGTCGACGATATTGGCTAGGAAgagggcgccggcgtcgtctgTCCACGTCTCTTTGCCGACGGTGTCGGTTTCGCCCGCGACATCGACCCTGCCGTCGCGGTTCGTGTCCGCCAAGATGGACACGGTAAAACTTGGGCCGCTGGAGGCCGTGGAGTCCTGGCCTGCCGCGGCGGCACGTTTCTTGAGCGGGCCTTGAGGAATGGCACTGGCCAGGGGCAACACGACTAGAATGAGTGAAGGGCGCATTGTGAGGAAAAGATTGCCAGTCCGCGGCCTGCCAGGAGAAGGTTGCGGCCATCTTCGTCTGATGTACTATGCGGGTTTAAATACAAAGCCCGACGTGCGCTTGATTCTCCTCCATGCCACTGACTACATCCGCAGGTTCTACGCGTCTAGCAATGACTCGTGAGCCCTTTGATTTTTTCAATACTCGGTGTCACGTTCACCTGGGCAGATGTTATAACCGTGGTTAGCCCATGACCTATAGCAACACAGCCTCCATGTATAGGTCCACGTATAGGTCCACGTATAGGTCCACGTACATATAGGGAACATTAATGACTCGTGGGCACGGAGGCGGGACTTGTGTAGCCAGAAGCATGTTGGGAACGAACAACGGATGACATTGCAGACAAGACATGCAAGGGCGGAGGGCTCTCGAGCTGGCGGCCGGTGTGCATGGTATAACGCTCAAGGACAGATTGTGAGACGTTTATTCGGTGGCGGCGTTGCATCAGCATTAACGGCCGGGCCTGTTATAGTGAGCAGTACCCTTAAGTTCagtttattaataaatagTCTGGTAGCTATTAAACCACGAGGCCAATCTCCACCATGGCCTTTCTGGTCTGGTAGCATGACACGGATGGCAGCCGACATTAGACGCGCAAGGCAATTACGTAGTCGTGGGCTATATGACCTTCTCATATGTGAATTATAGCGGCTTGACGGCTTGACAACCTGATGCGGCCTCACCCGGCTATCCGAAGCGAGATGAAGCCCCTCTGTAAACAGGCCACACGGACAGCTTTGAAAGTTGGAATTCAGTATTATTAATTCATCGTCAATTGGAGACGTCATCTACTCGGCAGCCTGGCCCATGAAAAGAATCTTACAAAGGCCGTGTTCGTCAAGGTGGACGGCGGTGGCCTTGTCCCGAGGCAGGTCATTGCAGAGGACGTCAATGTCTCGTAAAGCGGCGTCGAGAGCAATCCCCGCCGGCCGTCGCAGTACCCGACAACGTCCTTCGTGTCTGGGTGTCCTGCCAGCCGGATTGCGCGAAATATAACAGCCGGTGAACATTGGCATCCAAGGCGCCCTCAAACAGGTCATGTAGAAACCTGCCGCTCATGGACAGCAGCGCGGCCGCCGCGTGCGCCGCCACGGGGACGTtcaagacggcgccggcccgTGCCGTGTCGGGGCTAGCGCGGCGCtacaccaccaccgccaaccaCGCTGACGGCCGCGCGGCCACTTTGCTCGCGGCTCTGGCCATGTTCTACTACCTGGTTTTGCTGCTGTgagtcgacgccgccggggCACGGGCACGCCTGCTTCCGAGGCTTTGGGGCAGAGTGCAAAACAAGGCGTCACAGTGACTTGCAGGAACGTTGTGCGCAGGGTCAAGTGGGAAGTGCACGGCAGTGCTTGTAACTGTTGAATATATATGCGAGTATGCCTCGAGTGTTATAGATAGATGTCTGCGCAAACGTAGCaaaccaccagacccttcaCATCGGACCCGGCCAGCCCCACGATACATCGGACCCAGCAGCCCACAACTATGTATATACTTCATCGGATCCCAATTCCCACCTCCGAGTCCCCGACGCCAAATGTCGACCTGGACAAGAACATTGACCTGTAATGTATCTCCTCTAGAGGCCCTTCGGGGACCCTGCAGCCGGCCTGTTACACCAGACTCACGGCAGCCGTAGCCACAGCCTCCGCAGCTCCTCAAACATGGGCGTCCCCAGCCCCGTGACCGGATCCCACCCCCGCACGGCAGAGAACCCCGACGAGCCGCAGTTCGGATTCGACCCGCGCGTCACGTCCGTCAGGGCCGCGGGGTTCTTGTACAGCGCGGGGTTGATGAACCCGACCGTGGTCTTGCCCGCCCGCGCCCTCTCCTGGTTCACCAGCGTGATGACGGCGCTCCACAGCGGCGCGGCGAGACTCGTCCCGAACACGTGCTGGTCGGTGCCGTTGGTGAAGGCGCGGAAATTGGCCCCGTTGGCCGCGATATCGGGGATCCCGCGGCCCGCCCGGTTGtacacgccgccgccggcgccaatgTTGGACGCGTCCGCGTCGGCCACGTAGGAGCGGAGGCCCGGGTCGTGGCGCGCCAGGTACGACCGCACGGCGGCCCGCTGGTACTCGGGCACGGGGAAGTAGTTGGAGAAGCCGCCCCCGCTGGCGAAGAGCTCGGCGCCGGGGAGGGGCGTCTGGAGCGCGGCCTCGGGGTCGCGCACCGTGGTGTTGGGGTTGAGCTGCGTGGCCCCGACGGCGGTGAGGTACGGGCACGACACGGGGTTGCCCGGGTTGTAGACGGTGTTGGTCTGGCCGGAGCCGTTGAGGCAGGCGTTCGCGCCGGGGCCGATGCCCACGCCGTAGTCGCCCGACGAGACGAGGACCGTGGTGCCCTGCAGCCCGAGCTTGAGGAACTCGTTGCACTGGCGCTGCATGTACTTTTTGGGCACGTCGAGCTCGCTCTCGCCGTAGGATATGGAGATGACGGGCGCCGCCTTGTAGGCTCCGCACATCTCGGCCTGCTTGTAGCCTCCCGGGTGGGAGTCGGGGTAGCTCGGGTCGATGCCGGGGCTGTCGCCGGTAATGTTGAAGTCCGTCTTGTGGCAGTAGGACCCGTCCAGGGCGTCGAGAAACGTGTTTAGGAACCCAGAGGTGTTGCTCTGGGTCGAGTAGTAAATGTCGTCCACTTGGTACAGCAGCATGGACTGCGGCCAGATGAGTGACTGCACAAtgtcaatgtcaatgtcTGATTCGCCCGTGTTCTGCGGTGACTGGGGTGGCACCGGAGCCTGGGCACCGTCTACAGAGTGTAGAGTGGGGTGAGTTCCGTTGGGGATATATGGCGTGTACTTGTGCAAGTACGAGTTGATGTCCTCTTGCGAGTACGTGTCTCCAATCTCATACACGGCCGGCTCCAGTCCCGGAACCGGGGTGTTGGCGAGCGGGATCTGATACAGGGCACGATAGCACGCTGCCGTAAAGTTTCGCGCGCAATCCTTGAGTTCCGGCGGCAAGTTTGAGGGCGGGGGGGTCTTGCAGGAAGGCTTCTTGCGAGAAACCTTTTTTGGCTCCCAGTTCTTCCTGTTCTGTGCGGTGATTCGTTTCGCAGGCGatctggccttggccgaACGCCTCACCATGAGGGGGGACAACTTTACCCCGGGGATAATATAGTCAATGTGCTGGGAGAGATGCTTCGGGACGCGGTACTCGTCGCAGCCAATCTTGATTGCGCCGTCGTGTTCATGCTCATGGTATTGAGTTTGAAacagctcctcggccttggacaCGGGGACGTCcagcgccagccagcccttgT from Metarhizium brunneum chromosome 2, complete sequence includes these protein-coding regions:
- the aorO gene encoding Aorsin, whose translation is MVKLSIAAVVALASASAWALPSNNHVLHEARNPTSTRQNHLWKRGNRVHPDAVIPLRIGLAQSNLHEAYGKLMNVSDPDSEHFGKHLAQDEVHALFAPSDETLTAVHSWLVDMGISKTQIRQYTNKGWLALDVPVSKAEELFQTQYHEHEHDGAIKIGCDEYRVPKHLSQHIDYIIPGVKLSPLMVRRSAKARSPAKRITAQNRKNWEPKKVSRKKPSCKTPPPSNLPPELKDCARNFTAACYRALYQIPLANTPVPGLEPAVYEIGDTYSQEDINSYLHKYTPYIPNGTHPTLHSVDGAQAPVPPQSPQNTGESDIDIDIVQSLIWPQSMLLYQVDDIYYSTQSNTSGFLNTFLDALDGSYCHKTDFNITGDSPGIDPSYPDSHPGGYKQAEMCGAYKAAPVISISYGESELDVPKKYMQRQCNEFLKLGLQGTTVLVSSGDYGVGIGPGANACLNGSGQTNTVYNPGNPVSCPYLTAVGATQLNPNTTVRDPEAALQTPLPGAELFASGGGFSNYFPVPEYQRAAVRSYLARHDPGLRSYVADADASNIGAGGGVYNRAGRGIPDIAANGANFRAFTNGTDQHVFGTSLAAPLWSAVITLVNQERARAGKTTVGFINPALYKNPAALTDVTRGSNPNCGSSGFSAVRGWDPVTGLGTPMFEELRRLWLRLP